From one Bacillus sp. FJAT-42376 genomic stretch:
- a CDS encoding NADH-quinone oxidoreductase subunit D, producing MMRTEEMLLNVGPQHPSTHGVFRLVIKIDGEIIKEATPVVGYLHRGTEKLAENLQYTQIIPYTDRMDYLSAMTNNYVICHAVETMAGITPPDLAEYLRILAMELGRVASHLVWWGTYLLDIGAVSPFLYAFREREMIINLLTELSGARLTFNYMRVGGVKWDAPDGWLEKVAEFVPYMREQLKGYHELVSGNEIFLNRVKNVGIYSKEEAVDYSLSGANLRCTGVEWDLRKDEPYSIYDRFDFDIPVRTKGDAFARYECRMAEIEESLKIIEQAVEQFPEEGPIMAKVPKIIKPPKGEAYVRIESPRGEIGCYIASEGKKEPYRLKFRRPSFYNLQILPKLLEGENMANLITILGAIDIVLGEVDG from the coding sequence GTGATGCGTACGGAAGAAATGCTCTTGAACGTCGGTCCGCAGCATCCGAGCACTCACGGAGTCTTTCGCCTTGTCATTAAGATTGACGGTGAAATCATTAAAGAGGCAACACCGGTGGTGGGGTATCTTCACCGCGGGACCGAAAAGCTTGCGGAAAATCTGCAATACACCCAGATTATCCCTTATACCGACCGGATGGATTATTTATCGGCGATGACGAACAATTATGTGATTTGCCATGCGGTGGAAACGATGGCGGGGATCACTCCCCCGGACCTGGCTGAGTATTTGCGGATTCTCGCGATGGAGCTTGGCCGGGTGGCGAGCCATCTCGTCTGGTGGGGAACGTATCTCCTGGATATCGGGGCGGTCAGTCCATTCCTTTATGCATTCCGGGAGCGGGAGATGATTATCAATCTATTAACCGAGCTGTCCGGTGCCCGGTTAACCTTTAACTATATGAGAGTAGGAGGGGTGAAATGGGATGCGCCGGACGGCTGGCTTGAAAAGGTGGCGGAATTCGTCCCGTATATGAGGGAGCAGCTGAAGGGATATCACGAGCTTGTTTCCGGAAATGAAATTTTCCTGAACCGCGTGAAAAACGTGGGCATCTACTCAAAAGAAGAGGCGGTTGACTACTCCTTGAGCGGCGCCAACCTCCGCTGCACCGGAGTAGAGTGGGATTTGCGCAAAGATGAACCGTATTCGATCTATGACCGGTTTGATTTTGATATCCCTGTAAGAACGAAGGGGGATGCGTTTGCCCGCTATGAATGCAGGATGGCAGAGATCGAGGAATCGCTGAAAATCATTGAGCAGGCGGTTGAACAGTTTCCGGAGGAAGGCCCGATTATGGCCAAGGTTCCAAAAATTATCAAGCCTCCCAAGGGGGAAGCATACGTCCGGATCGAATCGCCAAGAGGAGAGATTGGCTGCTACATTGCGTCAGAAGGGAAAAAAGAGCCGTACCGGCTAAAATTCAGACGCCCTTCCTTTTATAATCTGCAAATCCTTCCGAAGCTTCTGGAAGGCGAAAACATGGCCAACCTGATCACCATTCTGGGTGCCATTGATATCGTGCTTGGGGAGGTAGATGGCTGA
- a CDS encoding NADH-quinone oxidoreductase subunit C, with translation MPEEKDLEQLKKEAAEKAKLAAQKKMEERRLNEEAAVSIEKDKIEEEALALAKKKAAAAAKAKAAALAKQKQTDPGQESGEEEALALAKKKAAAAAKAKAAALAKQKQTDPGQESGEEEALPLAKKKAAAAAKAKAAALAKQKQTDPGQESGEEEALALAKKKAAAAAKAKAAALAKQKQTDPGQESGEEEALPLAKKKAAAAAKAKAAASAKQKQTDSGQESGEEDALTLAKKKAAAAAKAKAAAKAKDQQINEESSPEEDAKTMAKKKAAAAAKAKAAAAAKAKASGAHAEPLSEEEAAKARLAVKEVPEEVTEETPSVHQPRLDQTAALLTGAFGSGCLEQVYINRLSKEVPTIVVKKEHYLEAATLLKHHEATAYDFLSEMHGTDFQTHMEIFLYLYSYTHKHALVLKTKIDRDQPMVESVAGLWRGADWPERETYDLLGIQFANHPNLKRIMLPDDWVGHPLRKDYEPYDVEV, from the coding sequence ATGCCAGAAGAAAAAGACTTGGAGCAGCTGAAAAAAGAAGCAGCTGAAAAAGCAAAGCTTGCCGCTCAAAAGAAAATGGAGGAACGCAGGCTTAATGAAGAAGCCGCTGTGTCCATTGAGAAGGACAAGATCGAAGAGGAAGCCCTCGCCCTTGCGAAGAAAAAAGCCGCAGCCGCAGCAAAGGCCAAAGCGGCCGCACTTGCTAAACAGAAGCAAACGGACCCTGGTCAGGAGTCAGGAGAAGAGGAAGCCCTCGCCCTTGCAAAGAAAAAAGCCGCAGCCGCAGCAAAGGCCAAAGCGGCCGCACTTGCGAAGCAGAAGCAAACGGACCCTGGTCAAGAGTCAGGAGAAGAGGAAGCCCTCCCCCTTGCGAAGAAAAAAGCGGCAGCCGCAGCAAAGGCCAAAGCGGCCGCACTTGCGAAGCAGAAGCAAACGGACCCTGGTCAAGAGTCAGGAGAAGAGGAAGCCCTCGCCCTTGCGAAGAAAAAAGCCGCAGCCGCAGCAAAGGCCAAAGCGGCCGCACTTGCGAAGCAGAAGCAAACGGACCCTGGTCAAGAGTCAGGAGAAGAGGAAGCCCTCCCCCTTGCGAAGAAAAAAGCGGCAGCGGCAGCAAAGGCCAAAGCGGCCGCATCTGCAAAGCAGAAGCAAACGGACTCTGGTCAGGAGTCAGGAGAAGAGGATGCTCTCACACTGGCGAAGAAAAAAGCCGCCGCCGCAGCAAAAGCCAAAGCTGCTGCAAAAGCTAAGGATCAGCAGATAAACGAAGAGAGCTCTCCAGAAGAAGATGCCAAGACTATGGCGAAGAAAAAAGCCGCGGCGGCAGCAAAAGCGAAAGCGGCGGCCGCCGCAAAGGCGAAGGCTTCCGGTGCACATGCAGAGCCCCTTTCTGAGGAAGAAGCAGCGAAAGCCAGGCTTGCTGTAAAAGAAGTGCCTGAAGAAGTCACAGAAGAAACGCCTTCTGTTCACCAGCCGAGGCTTGATCAGACGGCTGCACTGTTGACCGGTGCATTTGGAAGCGGCTGTCTTGAGCAGGTCTATATCAATCGTTTGTCTAAAGAAGTGCCGACGATTGTGGTGAAAAAAGAGCACTATTTAGAAGCGGCCACTCTTTTAAAGCACCATGAAGCGACCGCTTACGATTTTTTATCGGAAATGCATGGAACGGACTTTCAGACCCACATGGAGATTTTCCTCTATTTATATTCTTACACCCACAAGCATGCGCTCGTGCTGAAGACGAAAATCGACCGGGACCAGCCGATGGTGGAATCGGTGGCCGGTTTATGGCGGGGAGCCGATTGGCCGGAGCGTGAGACGTATGACCTGCTTGGGATTCAATTTGCGAATCATCCCAATTTAAAAAGGATTATGCTTCCGGATGACTGGGTCGGTCATCCGCTCAGGAAAGATTATGAACCGTATGATGTGGAGGTGTAG
- a CDS encoding NADH-quinone oxidoreductase subunit B, which produces MDLKLENLPPGELEEIRQSVFLSTLEELKAWARSNSLWPLTFGLACCAIEMMGVGASHYDLDRFGSFFRTSPRQSDVMIVSGTVTKKMAPILKRLYDQMPEPKWVIAMGSCATAGGPYIKSYAVVKGVDQIVPVDVYIPGCPPNPAALIYGINKLKEKIRYEAKTGKRVL; this is translated from the coding sequence ATGGATTTAAAACTCGAAAACCTGCCTCCCGGGGAGCTGGAGGAAATCAGGCAAAGTGTCTTTTTAAGCACGCTCGAAGAACTGAAAGCGTGGGCGCGAAGCAATTCCTTATGGCCGCTGACGTTCGGCCTTGCCTGCTGTGCCATCGAAATGATGGGAGTCGGCGCTTCCCATTATGACCTCGACCGTTTCGGTTCTTTTTTCCGGACATCTCCCCGCCAGTCAGATGTCATGATCGTCTCCGGAACCGTGACGAAAAAAATGGCGCCCATCCTCAAAAGACTCTATGATCAAATGCCGGAACCCAAATGGGTAATTGCGATGGGCTCCTGCGCAACAGCAGGCGGACCTTATATTAAATCCTACGCCGTTGTGAAGGGCGTCGATCAAATCGTACCGGTAGACGTCTATATTCCCGGCTGTCCCCCGAATCCCGCTGCGCTGATCTACGGTATCAATAAATTGAAAGAAAAAATCCGCTACGAGGCGAAAACCGGAAAGCGGGTGCTTTAA
- a CDS encoding NADH-quinone oxidoreductase subunit A codes for MESLYPYWNNYLIVVVFLLLGLLLPAIALTIGRVLRPHAPTQAKMTTYESGIEPFHDSRIQFNVRYYIFALLFVIFDVETVFMYPWAVAYEKLGLFALIEMLIFVVMLLIGLLYAWKKGVLKWI; via the coding sequence ATGGAATCACTTTATCCATATTGGAATAATTATTTGATTGTTGTTGTGTTTCTTCTTCTCGGTTTACTTCTTCCTGCCATCGCCCTTACCATCGGACGGGTTCTTCGTCCTCATGCACCCACACAAGCTAAAATGACTACTTATGAAAGCGGGATCGAACCCTTTCATGACTCCAGAATTCAATTTAATGTCCGCTACTACATATTTGCCCTGCTGTTTGTGATTTTTGATGTGGAGACCGTTTTTATGTATCCGTGGGCCGTTGCCTATGAAAAGCTTGGTCTTTTTGCACTGATTGAAATGCTGATTTTTGTCGTTATGCTGCTCATCGGTCTTCTTTACGCATGGAAAAAAGGGGTGCTCAAATGGATTTAA
- a CDS encoding F0F1 ATP synthase subunit epsilon: MKTVQVNVVTPDGPVYDAEVEMVSVKAQSGELGILPGHVPMVAPLKIGAVRLKKGSSTELVAVSGGFIEVRPDNVTILAQAAEAAENIDLDRAQASKERAERRLNQKTADMDSHRAQLALSRAINRIDIKNNRI; the protein is encoded by the coding sequence ATGAAGACAGTACAAGTCAATGTCGTTACTCCTGATGGCCCAGTTTACGATGCGGAAGTGGAAATGGTCAGTGTAAAAGCTCAGAGCGGTGAGCTTGGAATCCTGCCTGGACACGTTCCGATGGTTGCTCCCCTTAAAATAGGAGCGGTTCGCCTGAAAAAAGGAAGCAGCACGGAACTCGTGGCTGTTAGCGGGGGATTCATTGAAGTCCGCCCGGATAACGTAACGATTTTAGCTCAGGCTGCAGAAGCCGCTGAGAATATCGATCTTGATCGTGCTCAAGCATCAAAAGAGCGCGCCGAACGCCGTCTGAATCAGAAGACAGCGGATATGGACTCTCATCGTGCCCAGCTGGCACTAAGCCGAGCGATTAACCGAATTGACATAAAAAACAATCGGATCTAA
- the atpD gene encoding F0F1 ATP synthase subunit beta produces MMKGRVIQVMGPVVDVKFESGHLPEIYNALTIKQDAKSEADASFSLTLEVALHLGDDTVRTIAMASTDGLQRNTEVTDTGSPIVVPVGDITLGRVFNVLGENIDLDAPIAAESRRDPIHRQAPTFEHLSTEVEILETGIKVVDLLAPYIKGGKIGLFGGAGVGKTVLIQELINNIAQEHGGISVFAGVGERTREGNDLYHEMTDSGVIKKTAMVFGQMNEPPGARMRVALTGLTMAEYFRDDQGQDVLFFMDNIFRFTQAGSEVSALLGRMPSAVGYQPTLATEMGQLQERITSTNVGSVTSIQAIYVPADDYTDPAPATTFAHLDATTNLERKLSEMGIYPAVDPLASTSRALSPEIVGEEHYNVARQVQQTLQKYKELQDIIAILGMDELSEEDKLVVQRARRIQFFLSQNFHVAEQFTGQKGSYVPVKETVKGFKEILDGKYDHLPEDAFRLVGRIEEVVESAKGMGVEV; encoded by the coding sequence ATCATGAAAGGACGCGTTATACAGGTTATGGGTCCCGTCGTTGACGTAAAGTTCGAAAGCGGACACCTGCCGGAGATTTACAACGCTCTTACAATTAAGCAAGATGCGAAAAGCGAAGCTGATGCATCCTTCTCACTTACGCTGGAGGTTGCCCTTCATCTTGGTGACGATACGGTACGTACGATCGCAATGGCATCGACTGACGGATTGCAGCGTAACACAGAAGTAACAGATACAGGTTCACCAATCGTTGTTCCTGTTGGGGATATCACGCTTGGCCGTGTATTCAACGTACTTGGAGAAAACATCGACTTGGATGCTCCGATTGCTGCTGAATCCCGCCGTGATCCAATTCACAGACAGGCACCAACGTTTGAACATCTTTCTACAGAAGTAGAAATTCTTGAAACAGGAATCAAAGTTGTAGACTTGCTTGCCCCTTACATCAAGGGTGGTAAGATCGGTTTGTTCGGAGGAGCGGGTGTAGGTAAAACCGTTCTCATCCAGGAGCTAATCAACAACATCGCTCAAGAGCACGGCGGTATCTCCGTATTCGCCGGTGTTGGAGAGCGTACACGTGAAGGAAATGACCTTTACCATGAAATGACGGATTCCGGCGTTATCAAGAAAACGGCCATGGTATTCGGACAAATGAACGAGCCGCCTGGAGCACGTATGCGTGTTGCCCTGACTGGTTTAACAATGGCTGAATATTTCCGTGATGACCAAGGACAGGACGTTCTTTTCTTCATGGATAACATCTTCCGCTTCACGCAAGCAGGTTCTGAGGTTTCCGCCCTTCTTGGACGTATGCCTTCTGCCGTTGGTTACCAGCCCACACTTGCAACAGAGATGGGTCAGCTTCAAGAGCGTATCACATCTACTAACGTAGGTTCTGTAACATCCATCCAAGCGATCTATGTACCTGCCGATGACTACACGGATCCGGCTCCTGCTACAACGTTCGCTCACTTGGATGCAACAACAAACCTTGAGCGTAAATTGTCTGAGATGGGTATCTACCCTGCGGTAGATCCGCTTGCTTCCACTTCACGGGCGCTTTCTCCTGAGATTGTTGGAGAAGAGCACTACAACGTGGCACGTCAAGTTCAGCAGACACTTCAAAAATACAAAGAGCTTCAAGATATCATCGCGATTCTTGGTATGGATGAGCTTTCTGAAGAAGATAAATTGGTTGTACAGCGTGCGCGCCGCATCCAGTTCTTCCTTTCTCAGAACTTCCACGTAGCTGAACAGTTTACAGGACAAAAAGGTTCCTATGTGCCGGTTAAAGAAACCGTTAAAGGCTTCAAAGAAATCCTTGACGGCAAGTACGACCACCTTCCTGAAGATGCTTTCCGCCTTGTTGGACGCATTGAAGAAGTTGTGGAAAGCGCTAAAGGCATGGGTGTTGAAGTCTAA
- the atpG gene encoding ATP synthase F1 subunit gamma, which produces MASLRDIKSKITSTKKTSQITKAMEMVSAAKLNRAENNAKSFVPYMNKMQEVVSNVANGISGARHSMLLSRPVKKTGYLVITSDRGLAGAFNSSVLRAVYQTIQKRHSSSDEYAVIAIGKIGRDFFKRRGITVARDIVSLGDEPSFSDIKNIASETVGMYEDETFDELYLFYNHYVSAIQQDVTEKKLLPLTDISAEGKRTSYEFEPDEDEILEVLLPQYAESLIYGALLDSKASEHAARMTAMKNATDNAKELISSYTLTFNRARQAAITQEITEIVGGAAALE; this is translated from the coding sequence TTGGCATCATTACGTGATATAAAATCAAAAATCACTTCGACGAAAAAGACGAGTCAAATCACAAAGGCAATGGAAATGGTTTCAGCTGCGAAGCTTAACCGTGCTGAGAACAATGCGAAATCTTTCGTTCCTTACATGAACAAGATGCAGGAAGTTGTATCGAATGTGGCAAACGGAATTTCCGGTGCCCGCCATTCCATGCTTCTTTCACGTCCGGTTAAGAAAACGGGCTATCTTGTGATTACGTCTGACCGCGGACTTGCAGGTGCATTCAACAGCAGTGTTCTGCGCGCTGTCTACCAAACCATCCAAAAACGTCATTCATCCAGTGATGAATATGCAGTGATTGCGATCGGAAAAATCGGACGTGATTTCTTTAAGCGCCGCGGTATTACGGTAGCCCGTGACATCGTGTCCCTTGGGGATGAGCCAAGCTTTTCCGATATCAAGAACATTGCAAGCGAAACGGTAGGTATGTATGAAGATGAGACATTCGATGAACTGTATCTCTTCTACAACCACTACGTCAGTGCGATTCAGCAGGACGTAACCGAGAAAAAATTGCTGCCGCTGACTGACATTTCAGCCGAAGGCAAACGTACTTCTTACGAATTCGAGCCGGATGAGGACGAAATCCTTGAAGTGCTTCTTCCTCAGTATGCAGAAAGCCTGATCTACGGAGCGCTTCTGGACAGTAAAGCGTCTGAGCATGCTGCCCGTATGACAGCGATGAAAAATGCAACGGACAATGCCAAGGAATTAATCAGCAGCTACACACTTACATTCAACCGCGCGCGCCAGGCAGCCATCACTCAGGAAATTACCGAGATTGTCGGCGGAGCCGCAGCGCTCGAATAG
- the atpA gene encoding F0F1 ATP synthase subunit alpha — protein sequence MSIKAEEISALIKKQIETYQSEIEVSDVGTVIQVGDGIARAHGLDNVMAGELVEFSNGVLGMAQNLEESNVGIVILGPYKEIREGDEVKRTGRIMEVPVGEALIGRVVNPLGQPVDGLGPIETTKTRPIEGPAPGVMDRKSVHEPLQTGIKAIDALVPIGRGQRELIIGDRQTGKTSVAIDTILNQKDQDMVCVYVAIGQKESTVRGVVETLRKHGALDYTIVVTASASQPAPLLYLAPYAGVTMGEEFMYNGKHVLVVYDDLSKQAAAYRELSLLLRRPPGREAYPGDVFYVHSRLLERAAKLSDAKGAGSLTALPFVETQAGDISAYIPTNVISITDGQIFLQSDLFFSGVRPAINAGLSVSRVGGSAQIKAMKSVAGTLRLDLASYRELEAFAQFGSDLDKATQAKLARGARTVEVLKQDLHKPLKVEKQVAILYALTKGHLDDIPVQDINRFENELYAYLDQNNADLLEQIRTSGKLPADEAIVSAITGFKKTFIISE from the coding sequence ATGAGCATCAAAGCTGAAGAAATTAGTGCTCTGATAAAAAAGCAGATTGAAACCTATCAGTCTGAAATCGAAGTTAGTGATGTAGGTACGGTTATCCAGGTTGGTGACGGTATCGCTCGTGCTCATGGCCTCGACAATGTCATGGCTGGAGAACTTGTTGAGTTTTCAAACGGCGTTTTGGGAATGGCCCAAAACCTAGAGGAAAGCAATGTTGGTATCGTTATTCTTGGACCTTACAAAGAAATCCGTGAAGGCGATGAAGTAAAACGTACAGGACGCATCATGGAGGTTCCTGTAGGTGAAGCGCTTATCGGGCGTGTAGTAAACCCGCTTGGACAGCCTGTTGACGGACTTGGTCCGATTGAAACAACGAAAACCCGTCCAATCGAAGGACCGGCTCCTGGCGTAATGGATCGTAAATCCGTTCATGAGCCATTGCAAACCGGTATTAAAGCGATCGATGCGCTTGTTCCGATTGGCCGCGGCCAGCGTGAGCTCATCATCGGAGACCGTCAAACAGGTAAAACATCTGTTGCGATCGATACAATCCTTAATCAAAAAGATCAGGATATGGTCTGTGTGTACGTGGCAATCGGCCAAAAAGAATCCACTGTCCGCGGTGTTGTGGAAACACTTCGCAAGCACGGAGCTCTTGATTACACAATCGTAGTAACGGCATCTGCTTCCCAGCCTGCTCCTCTTCTATACCTTGCTCCTTATGCGGGTGTAACAATGGGTGAGGAATTTATGTACAATGGCAAGCACGTGTTGGTTGTTTACGATGACCTTTCCAAACAGGCAGCCGCTTACCGTGAGCTTTCCTTGCTCCTTCGCCGTCCTCCGGGCCGTGAAGCCTATCCAGGGGATGTATTCTACGTGCATTCACGCCTGCTTGAGCGTGCAGCAAAGCTTAGCGATGCAAAAGGCGCCGGCTCTCTGACAGCTCTACCATTCGTTGAAACACAGGCGGGAGATATCTCAGCTTACATTCCAACGAACGTTATCTCCATCACAGACGGACAGATCTTCCTTCAGTCTGACCTGTTCTTCTCAGGCGTACGTCCTGCGATCAACGCCGGTCTTTCTGTATCCCGTGTTGGAGGATCCGCACAAATTAAAGCGATGAAGAGCGTTGCAGGTACACTGCGTCTTGACCTTGCATCTTACCGTGAGCTTGAAGCATTTGCCCAATTCGGTTCTGATCTGGATAAAGCAACGCAGGCAAAACTTGCCCGCGGAGCGCGTACAGTTGAAGTGCTGAAGCAGGATCTTCATAAACCGCTTAAAGTTGAAAAGCAGGTTGCGATTCTTTATGCCCTTACGAAAGGTCATCTGGATGACATTCCTGTACAGGATATCAACCGCTTCGAAAACGAATTGTATGCATACCTTGATCAAAACAATGCTGATCTTCTTGAACAAATCCGCACTTCCGGAAAACTTCCTGCTGACGAAGCAATCGTTTCTGCGATCACTGGATTTAAAAAGACTTTCATCATTTCTGAATAA
- a CDS encoding F0F1 ATP synthase subunit delta produces MSKTVVSKRYASALFEIAKETKMLDQFEDDLKTVKEVFKQNPKLMVLLQHPKLDMTKKKELVKEGFGTLTAPVLNTFYLLVERHRTESIPEVADEFAKLANEARGTEEAVVYSVRLLSETELSELSAAFAKKIGKTSLRLKNVIDQTLIGGVKLKIGNRIFDGSVSGKLARIEKQLVTK; encoded by the coding sequence ATGAGCAAAACCGTTGTTTCCAAACGTTATGCATCAGCACTTTTTGAAATTGCCAAGGAAACAAAAATGCTTGATCAATTTGAAGATGACCTGAAGACAGTCAAAGAAGTGTTTAAGCAAAACCCTAAGCTGATGGTTCTGCTTCAGCATCCTAAATTGGACATGACAAAGAAAAAAGAGCTTGTTAAAGAAGGATTCGGAACTTTAACGGCACCTGTTCTAAATACGTTTTACCTGTTAGTTGAACGCCACCGTACAGAAAGCATTCCAGAAGTTGCGGATGAATTTGCAAAGCTTGCAAACGAAGCCCGCGGAACAGAGGAAGCTGTTGTCTACTCTGTACGTCTGTTAAGTGAAACTGAACTATCCGAATTATCCGCAGCTTTTGCGAAAAAAATCGGGAAAACGTCATTAAGGCTGAAAAATGTCATCGATCAAACTCTGATCGGCGGCGTGAAGCTGAAAATCGGCAACCGTATTTTTGACGGAAGCGTTAGCGGAAAACTTGCACGAATCGAGAAACAGCTCGTTACAAAATAG
- the atpF gene encoding F0F1 ATP synthase subunit B → MFTLFALGAAGAGEAAEGHFNGGDILFQLVTFLILLALLRKFAWTPIMNIMKQRADHISNEITAAEQKNLEAGKLIEEQRELLKQARQEAQNLIENAKKIGEQQKEEIVVTARNEAARLKESARKEIAQERDQAVAALRDQVASLSVMIASKVIEKELNEQAQEKLISDYLKEVGDNR, encoded by the coding sequence ATGTTTACTTTATTCGCATTAGGTGCAGCAGGTGCAGGAGAAGCTGCAGAAGGCCATTTCAATGGCGGGGATATTCTTTTTCAGCTTGTAACGTTCCTGATCCTTCTTGCCCTTTTAAGAAAATTCGCATGGACGCCGATCATGAATATCATGAAACAGCGTGCTGACCATATTTCTAACGAAATCACGGCGGCCGAGCAGAAAAACCTCGAAGCCGGAAAACTGATTGAAGAACAGCGTGAATTGCTGAAGCAGGCTCGTCAGGAAGCACAGAATCTGATTGAGAACGCGAAGAAAATCGGGGAACAGCAAAAAGAAGAAATTGTTGTTACCGCACGCAATGAGGCTGCACGCCTTAAAGAAAGTGCGCGCAAAGAAATCGCGCAGGAAAGAGACCAGGCAGTGGCCGCGCTTCGCGATCAGGTTGCTTCTCTATCTGTCATGATTGCTTCTAAAGTGATTGAAAAAGAATTGAACGAGCAGGCTCAGGAAAAACTCATCAGCGATTACCTTAAAGAAGTAGGGGATAACCGATGA
- the atpE gene encoding F0F1 ATP synthase subunit C, with protein MSLGLIAAAIAVGLGALGAGIGNGLIVGRTIEGIARQPELRGTLQTTMFIGIALVEALPIIAVVIAFIVMGQ; from the coding sequence ATGAGTTTAGGTTTAATTGCAGCTGCAATCGCAGTAGGTTTAGGTGCACTTGGTGCAGGTATTGGTAACGGACTAATCGTTGGTCGCACAATCGAAGGGATCGCGCGCCAGCCGGAACTAAGAGGAACACTTCAAACAACTATGTTCATCGGTATCGCACTAGTTGAGGCACTTCCGATCATCGCAGTAGTTATCGCGTTCATCGTAATGGGTCAATAA
- the atpB gene encoding F0F1 ATP synthase subunit A: MEHEAPVVEFLGLYFNLANMMMITIASVIVFILAVAGTRTLALRPTGIQNFVEWIMDFVKNIISSTMDWQTGGRFLTLGMTLLMYIFVSNMLGLPFSVIIGHELWWKSPTADPVITLTLAVMVVGLTHYYGIKMKGAGEYARDYVRPMKFLFPIKIIEEFANTLTLGLRLYGNIFAGEILLGLLAGLATNGYTHSFAGGIFGTIGAIIPMLAWQGFSIFVGTIQAYIFVMLTMVYMAHKVSQDH, from the coding sequence TTGGAGCACGAAGCACCTGTCGTAGAGTTTTTAGGACTATATTTTAACTTGGCAAATATGATGATGATCACAATTGCCAGCGTCATCGTATTTATACTGGCTGTTGCGGGCACTCGTACATTGGCTCTAAGACCAACCGGTATTCAGAACTTTGTTGAGTGGATTATGGACTTTGTCAAGAACATAATCAGCAGCACGATGGACTGGCAGACTGGAGGACGTTTCTTAACACTTGGAATGACTCTCCTTATGTACATCTTCGTATCGAATATGCTGGGATTGCCATTCTCTGTGATTATCGGCCATGAACTATGGTGGAAATCGCCGACAGCGGATCCGGTCATTACCTTGACACTGGCCGTGATGGTAGTGGGTCTGACTCATTACTACGGAATCAAAATGAAAGGTGCTGGCGAATACGCACGCGATTATGTTAGACCAATGAAATTTTTGTTTCCTATTAAAATAATCGAGGAATTCGCGAACACCCTTACACTCGGCCTTCGTCTTTACGGAAACATCTTTGCCGGGGAAATCCTGCTTGGATTGCTTGCAGGTCTTGCAACAAACGGCTATACCCACAGTTTCGCAGGAGGAATCTTCGGAACAATCGGTGCAATTATACCGATGCTTGCATGGCAGGGATTCAGTATTTTCGTAGGTACCATCCAGGCTTACATTTTCGTTATGCTTACAATGGTTTATATGGCTCACAAAGTGAGTCAGGACCATTAA
- a CDS encoding ATP synthase subunit I, producing the protein MPELHLMNQRYLKYILYLLAIYVIGWGFTDYREIFLGLITGTVFSLFNLWTMVRKQKQFEKAFQEGKTIRSMGMLSRMAAAGLAVLIAMRYPDTINLISVVIGLMTIYVVIMIDFLIQHLRT; encoded by the coding sequence ATGCCTGAACTGCATCTCATGAACCAGCGCTATTTAAAATACATACTATATTTGCTTGCCATATATGTGATTGGCTGGGGGTTTACAGATTACAGGGAGATTTTTCTCGGTCTGATAACCGGGACGGTCTTCAGTCTTTTCAACTTATGGACAATGGTGCGGAAGCAGAAACAGTTCGAAAAAGCTTTTCAGGAAGGCAAAACAATCCGCTCAATGGGGATGCTGTCCAGGATGGCAGCAGCCGGTCTTGCTGTGCTCATTGCAATGAGATACCCCGACACTATCAATCTTATTTCCGTGGTTATTGGATTAATGACGATTTATGTCGTTATTATGATAGATTTTCTAATACAACATTTACGCACATAG
- a CDS encoding AtpZ/AtpI family protein produces MNGKNRHPLQAMALMSGILSHLVGSVLVGVFAGRWLDGYLHTVPLFLITGLLLGLSAGVYGMLKLIRHYFPGD; encoded by the coding sequence ATGAACGGTAAAAATCGTCATCCATTACAGGCAATGGCCCTTATGTCTGGCATTCTATCACATTTGGTAGGATCTGTTTTAGTAGGAGTTTTCGCCGGAAGGTGGCTTGACGGCTATCTTCACACGGTACCGCTATTTTTGATTACCGGCCTTCTTTTAGGACTGTCAGCAGGCGTTTACGGCATGCTGAAACTGATCCGCCACTACTTTCCAGGAGACTGA